The Camelina sativa cultivar DH55 chromosome 14, Cs, whole genome shotgun sequence genome includes a window with the following:
- the LOC104741501 gene encoding ervatamin-B-like produces MASILFMFVTLTILFMILKVSQATSRVTFHEPIVADHHQKWMTQFSRVYSNELEKQMRFDVFKKNLKFIEKFNKKGNRTYKLGVNEFADWTKEEFIATHTGLKGFNGIPTSEFLDEMIPSWNWNVSNVARETKDWRYEGAVTPVKYQGQCGCCWAFSSVAAVEGLTKIVGGNLVSLSEQQLLDCDKGDNGCNGGIMSDAFSYIIKNRGIASEASYPYQATEGTCRLNAKPSAWIRGFQTVPSNNERALLEAVSRQPVSVSIDADGPGFMHYSGGVYDEPYCGTSVNHAVTFVGYGTSPEGIKYWLAKNSWGETWGENGYIRIRRDVAWPQGMCGVAQYAFYPVA; encoded by the exons atggCATCGATATTATTCATGTTCGTGACTCTGACCATTCTTTTCATGATTCTAAAAGTCTCTCAAGCCACATCTCGTGTCACCTTCCACGAGCCAATCGTTGCTGACCACCACCAGAAATGGATGACTCAGTTCTCTCGAGTGTATAGCAACGAGCTCGAGAAACAGATGAGATTCGACGTGTTCAAGAAAAACTTGAAAttcattgagaaatttaataaGAAAGGTAATAGAACCTACAAGCTTGGTGTCAACGAGTTTGCGGATTGGACCAAAGAGGAGTTCATTGCTACCCACACCGGTCTCAAAGGCTTTAACGGGATTCCAACCTCGGAATTTCTCGATGAAATGATACCTTCTTGGAATTGGAATGTAAGTAATGTCGCCCGTGAAACCAAAGATTGGAGATACGAAGGAGCTGTAACACCTGTTAAATACCAAGGCCAATGTG GATGCTGTTGGGCGTTTTCATCCGTCGCAGCGGTGGAAGGCTTGACAAAGATTGTCGGAGGCAACCTAGTATCATTGTCTGAGCAACAACTTCTAGATTGCGACAAGGGTGACAACGGTTGCAACGGTGGAATAATGTCAGACGCTTTCAGCTATATAATTAAAAACCGAGGCATTGCCTCAGAGGCATCATACCCTTACCAAGCGACAGAAGGGACATGCCGGCTCAATGCAAAACCCTCCGCATGGATCAGAGGGTTCCAGACTGTTCCAAGCAACAACGAACGTGCATTGCTAGAGGCCGTATCGAGACAGCCTGTCTCAGTGTCTATTGACGCGGATGGTCCCGGTTTCATGCATTACTCAGGAGGAGTGTACGACGAGCCATACTGTGGGACCAGTGTGAACCATGCAGTGACGTTCGTTGGATACGGAACGAGCCCGGAGGGGATCAAGTACTGGCTGGCTAAGAACTCTTGGGGTGAGACTTGGGGAGAGAATGGTTACATTAGGATCCGTAGAGATGTGGCGTGGCCTCAAGGCATGTGCGGTGTGGCTCAGTATGCTTTTTATCCAGTTGCGTAA